In Synechococcus sp. UW179A, a single genomic region encodes these proteins:
- a CDS encoding ABC-F family ATP-binding cassette domain-containing protein, whose translation MLRLEHVSKIYPTGEVLRDVTWEIKPGDRIGLVGVNGAGKSTQMRLIAGHEEPSSGTVVRQGEPRIAFLQQEFDVDTNRSVRQELFQAFGEAATVLNRQREVEDAMGSDQAAEDPHHLDELIQELGQLQNRFEALHGYELDARIDKLLPTIGFTPESAECLVGDYSGGWQMRIALGKILLQDPDLLLLDEPTNHLDVETIQWLESYLQEQTAALVVISHDRTFLDRVCNQIVATERGISRSYLGNYTAHLEQKKLEQEATQAAFDRQQKEIATQQAYIDRFRASATRSTQAKSREKQLDKVELVNAPVETVAGPSFRFPEAPRSGAQVAVMENLTHSYGDQILFLGAELEVERGDRIAFVGPNGAGKSTLLRLIMGMELPDEGSARLGEHNVIARYFEQNQAEALDLGKTVVDTMFEAVPDWTQTQVRSLLGSFCFSNDTVFKEVGKLSGGEKARLALALMLLTPCNLLVLDEPTNHLDIPAKQMLEDALCAYEGAALLVSHDRYFISRVANRIVELRDGELVLYRGDYSYYVEKKAEEKEAAEAALRQAQQDAKRKAKREKQKERDAKRRSAA comes from the coding sequence GTGCTGCGACTTGAGCACGTCAGCAAGATCTATCCCACAGGGGAAGTGCTCCGGGACGTGACCTGGGAGATCAAACCTGGCGATCGCATTGGCCTGGTCGGTGTCAACGGAGCAGGCAAATCGACTCAGATGCGCTTGATCGCTGGCCATGAAGAGCCGAGCAGCGGCACGGTCGTTCGCCAGGGGGAACCACGAATCGCATTCCTGCAACAGGAATTTGATGTGGACACCAACCGCTCGGTACGGCAAGAGCTCTTCCAGGCTTTTGGAGAAGCCGCCACGGTGCTGAACCGTCAGCGCGAAGTGGAGGACGCGATGGGTTCTGACCAAGCAGCTGAAGATCCCCACCATCTCGATGAGCTGATCCAGGAGTTGGGACAGCTCCAAAACCGATTCGAAGCCCTGCATGGCTACGAACTGGATGCCCGGATCGACAAGCTGCTACCCACGATCGGCTTCACGCCGGAAAGTGCTGAGTGCCTGGTCGGAGATTATTCGGGTGGATGGCAGATGCGTATCGCCCTGGGCAAAATTCTTCTTCAGGACCCAGATCTACTGCTGCTTGATGAGCCGACGAATCACCTGGATGTGGAAACCATCCAATGGCTCGAAAGCTACCTGCAGGAGCAGACAGCAGCCCTCGTGGTGATCAGTCACGATCGAACCTTTCTTGATCGCGTCTGCAACCAGATCGTCGCTACCGAACGGGGGATCTCCAGAAGTTATCTCGGTAATTACACAGCGCATCTAGAGCAGAAGAAACTGGAGCAGGAGGCGACGCAGGCGGCCTTCGACCGTCAGCAGAAGGAGATCGCCACCCAGCAGGCCTACATCGATCGGTTCAGGGCTAGTGCCACGCGAAGCACCCAGGCCAAGAGCAGGGAAAAACAGCTCGACAAGGTGGAACTGGTTAACGCTCCGGTCGAAACCGTTGCCGGACCGAGTTTCCGGTTTCCTGAAGCACCCCGCTCCGGTGCCCAGGTGGCTGTGATGGAGAATCTCACCCATAGCTACGGCGACCAAATCCTTTTCCTAGGAGCGGAACTGGAGGTGGAGCGGGGTGATCGCATAGCTTTTGTCGGGCCGAACGGAGCCGGAAAGTCCACGCTTCTGCGACTGATCATGGGAATGGAGTTACCGGACGAGGGCTCGGCTCGGCTCGGTGAACACAACGTGATCGCGCGTTATTTCGAACAAAACCAGGCAGAGGCTCTGGACCTGGGCAAAACAGTGGTCGACACCATGTTTGAAGCGGTACCGGACTGGACGCAGACCCAGGTGCGCTCACTGCTGGGCAGCTTTTGCTTCAGCAACGACACCGTCTTCAAAGAGGTCGGCAAGCTCAGCGGCGGCGAGAAGGCACGTCTTGCATTGGCCCTGATGCTGCTCACCCCCTGCAATCTTCTGGTGTTGGATGAGCCCACCAACCATCTCGACATCCCAGCCAAGCAAATGCTGGAAGACGCTCTTTGCGCCTACGAGGGAGCGGCACTGCTTGTTTCTCACGACCGGTATTTCATCTCCCGTGTTGCCAATCGCATCGTTGAGCTACGGGATGGAGAACTGGTGCTTTACCGAGGCGACTACTCCTATTACGTCGAAAAGAAAGCCGAAGAGAAGGAGGCCGCCGAAGCCGCACTCCGCCAGGCGCAACAGGATGCGAAGAGAAAGGCCAAACGCGAGAAACAGAAAGAACGGGACGCGAAACGGAGAAGTGCGGCTTGA
- a CDS encoding anhydro-N-acetylmuramic acid kinase, with protein sequence MRVLGLMSGTSADGVDAVLAQFSGQSSRPSWNLIHSASCPYPSDLRKRMLAMAQGEAAPAAAILELAEAITEQQAKAAEACDPERSASLIGCHGQTIWHRPPENDTRGKRRRGSSWQMLQGPLLAHMLQRPVIHDFRAADLALGGQGAPLVPMADAALMGRIEGWRALLNLGGIANITLIPPSQGPDKKRPVLGWDCGPANSLIDLAMAVFSNGQERCDKDGGMAALGQVMDEPLTSWLSEPYFLKRAPKSTGRELFGRKDLERRLRELQPARPEDQMATLTAFTAAVVAQDLQQLGDLGLPLPTEMVVAGGGRRNKTLMRELQSRCHGLRVRPSDELNLPCEAREALVFALLAWWHHRKHPGNAPAITGAEHSCVLGVRAEPP encoded by the coding sequence ACCTGATTCACAGTGCTTCCTGCCCCTATCCCTCAGATCTGCGCAAGCGAATGTTGGCCATGGCCCAGGGAGAAGCTGCACCTGCAGCGGCCATTCTGGAACTGGCTGAAGCGATCACTGAACAACAGGCCAAGGCGGCTGAAGCATGCGATCCCGAGCGTTCAGCCAGCCTGATTGGCTGCCATGGTCAAACGATCTGGCACCGCCCACCTGAAAACGATACGAGAGGCAAGCGCCGACGTGGGAGCAGCTGGCAAATGCTTCAGGGCCCTCTGCTCGCACACATGCTGCAGCGACCTGTGATTCACGATTTCCGTGCTGCTGACCTCGCTCTGGGGGGGCAGGGCGCACCCCTAGTGCCCATGGCCGATGCTGCGCTAATGGGCAGGATTGAAGGCTGGCGCGCACTGCTGAACCTCGGAGGCATCGCCAACATCACCTTGATTCCCCCGTCACAGGGTCCAGACAAGAAACGCCCCGTGCTCGGCTGGGACTGCGGTCCAGCCAACAGCTTGATCGACCTGGCAATGGCCGTATTCAGCAATGGGCAGGAGCGCTGTGACAAGGATGGAGGCATGGCTGCGCTTGGGCAGGTGATGGATGAGCCGCTAACGAGCTGGCTCAGTGAGCCCTATTTCCTGAAGAGAGCACCAAAGTCGACAGGACGTGAGTTGTTCGGTCGCAAGGATCTGGAACGGAGGCTCAGGGAGCTGCAACCAGCCCGCCCTGAGGACCAGATGGCCACACTCACAGCCTTCACAGCTGCAGTGGTGGCTCAGGATCTGCAGCAGCTAGGCGATCTCGGCCTTCCGCTGCCGACCGAAATGGTGGTAGCCGGAGGAGGCCGCCGCAACAAAACGCTGATGCGGGAATTGCAGTCGCGTTGCCATGGCCTCAGAGTGCGCCCCAGCGACGAACTGAATCTTCCCTGCGAGGCGCGCGAGGCCCTGGTGTTCGCGCTACTGGCCTGGTGGCATCACCGCAAACATCCCGGCAATGCACCCGCCATCACTGGGGCAGAACATAGCTGTGTTCTGGGGGTTCGCGCCGAACCGCCCTAA